Below is a window of Paremcibacter congregatus DNA.
CGGTGCGGGCCTGGCGGCGGCCGGCGGTCAGTGGTGCCGAAGCCATGATCGGTACCGCGGGTGAGGTCATTGACTGGAAAGATGGCCGTGGCCGGGTACAGGTTCACGGGGAGGTGTGGATGGCAACCGGTGCGGAAAAACTGTCCAAGGGTGCAAAAGTCTGTGTCACAGGGCGGGACGGATTAATTCTGGCGGTGGAACGGCTGCCGAAAGAAGGAGAATACTCATGAATGAAATCATCTTTGGCCAAGGGGCGGGCTGGTATCTGCCGCTGATCTTTATTATCGCATTTCTACTCTATGCCTTTCGGGTTTTGCGCGAATATGAACGTGGGGTGATTTTCCTGCTCGGCCGTTTCTGGAAGGTCAAGGGGCCGGGACTGATCATCGTGATCCCGATCATTCAGCAAATCGTGCGCGTCGATCTGCGCACAGTGGTGATGGATGTGCCGGAACAGGATGTGATCTCGCGGGATAATGTCTCGGTGATGGTCAATGCGGTGATCTATTACCGGGTGATGGACGCGCAGCGCGCCATTATAGAGGTGGAAAATTTCAGCTACGCCATCAGTCAGCTGGCCCAGACGACGTTGCGTTCGGTGCTGGGGCAGCATGAACTGGATGACATGCTGGCCAAGCGCGACGCGCTCAATGCGGATCTTCAGAAATTACTTGACAGTCAGACCGATGCCTGGGGCATTAAGGTCGCCAATGTGGAAATCAAGCATGTGGATCTCGACAAAAGCATGATCCGGGCCATCGCCAAACAGGCCGAGGCCGAACGTCTGCGTCGGGCCAAGGTGATCTCGGCCCTCGGGGAAGCCCAGGCGGCGACCAAAATACTGGAGGCCGCCGAAATTCTCCATAAACGGGAGGAGGCGATGCAGATCCGTTATCTGACTTCGTTGCAGGATATCGCCAACGAACGATCGAACACCATCATCTTCCCGTTTCCCATCAATTTGTTGAAGGACTGGTTCACATCCGATCAGGCGGGCGCGGCAAAAAAGTAAGGCGGGGTCTAGTAGGCGCGGTTGATGCAGAAATCGACAATGCCGGTGAGCGCCTTGCGGTAGTCGTCATCAGGGAAGATGGCGAGCGCATCCTTGGCGATGGCGCCGTAATGGCGGGCCCGCTCGATGCTGTCCTTCAACGCGCCGTGCTTGTTCATCAGATCAATTGCGGTTTTCAGGTCTGCGTCGGTTTGGTCGAGATCCTCAATAGTGCGGCGCCAGAAGCTGCGTTCTTCTTCCGAGCCCCGGCGGGAGGCGAGTACAATCGGCAGGGTGACCTTGCCTTCGCGGAAATCATCCCCGACAGACTTGCCGAGCTTTTCCTGTTCTGCTGAGAAATCCAGCACATCATCAATCAGCTGAAATACAATGCCGAGGTTTTTGCCGTAGCTTTTCAGCGCGGCCTGTTCGGTTTTCGAGCCTTTGGTGATTACGGCGCTGATCTCGCAGGAGGCGGCGAACAGGGCGGCGGTTTTGGCGACAATCACCTGCATGTAGGAATCTTCGGTGGTGTCCATGTCATTGGCGGTGGTCAACTGCAGTACTTCACCTTCGGCAATGACGGAGGAGGCATTGGACAGGATCGCGAGAACCTCCAGAGAGCCATCAGCGACCATCAGCTCGAAGGAGCGGCTGAACAGGAAATCACCAACCAGAACGCTGGCCTTGTTGCCCCAGACGGCATTGGCGGTTTCCAGCCCCCGGCGCAGATCGCTTTCATCCACCACATCATCATGAAGCAGGGTCGCGGAATGAATAAATTCGACGCAGGCGGCGAGTTCCGCATGACGATCGCCTTCATACCCACACATCTTGGAGGTGGCCAGCGTCAGCATCGGCCGTAGCCGTTTGCCGCCGGACGCGATCAGATGACCGGCAAGTTGGGGGATCAGGGCGACGGGGCTCTGCATTTTCAAGAGGATGGTCTGGTTAACCTTCGCCATATCGTCGGCGACCAGCGCTTGCAGCTGAGCCAGGGCGCTTTCGCCTTTGGCTAATTCTTCTTCCAATGAAATGACGACACCCACGCGCTAATCCTGTCTTCTCGATAAAAGCTTGATTACCGACGCTTGGGGTCGATAATATCCTTGTAATGACTGGCAAAATAGTCTTCTGTGGTTATAAAGGTCAAGGTAACTTGATCAATAATAGGGATTTTTAAGGTCAAAATGACGTGATCGAAATTTTTGCTACGGATAATAGTGTTCTTATTTCGCGGGTTTCTGCGCTTTTTGATGCGGAAGAGGTGCCTTTTGTCATTTTGGGACACCACGCCAGTTTATTGGGTGGCGGCATCATGG
It encodes the following:
- a CDS encoding slipin family protein, encoding MNEIIFGQGAGWYLPLIFIIAFLLYAFRVLREYERGVIFLLGRFWKVKGPGLIIVIPIIQQIVRVDLRTVVMDVPEQDVISRDNVSVMVNAVIYYRVMDAQRAIIEVENFSYAISQLAQTTLRSVLGQHELDDMLAKRDALNADLQKLLDSQTDAWGIKVANVEIKHVDLDKSMIRAIAKQAEAERLRRAKVISALGEAQAATKILEAAEILHKREEAMQIRYLTSLQDIANERSNTIIFPFPINLLKDWFTSDQAGAAKK
- a CDS encoding polyprenyl synthetase family protein, which produces MGVVISLEEELAKGESALAQLQALVADDMAKVNQTILLKMQSPVALIPQLAGHLIASGGKRLRPMLTLATSKMCGYEGDRHAELAACVEFIHSATLLHDDVVDESDLRRGLETANAVWGNKASVLVGDFLFSRSFELMVADGSLEVLAILSNASSVIAEGEVLQLTTANDMDTTEDSYMQVIVAKTAALFAASCEISAVITKGSKTEQAALKSYGKNLGIVFQLIDDVLDFSAEQEKLGKSVGDDFREGKVTLPIVLASRRGSEEERSFWRRTIEDLDQTDADLKTAIDLMNKHGALKDSIERARHYGAIAKDALAIFPDDDYRKALTGIVDFCINRAY
- a CDS encoding DUF2007 domain-containing protein; this translates as MIEIFATDNSVLISRVSALFDAEEVPFVILGHHASLLGGGIMGIGQRVMVDPDYIPKALRLIRENGLKGDIDFVKGLEEG